The Gossypium arboreum isolate Shixiya-1 chromosome 4, ASM2569848v2, whole genome shotgun sequence DNA segment agtgactaaaattaaaatttacccAATATGCCTACGGGGTGACACGCCCGTACTGTCCCGCGTACTAATGAATTTAGAAGAATCAGGCTTCCGGGCACTAAAAATGGAAGTAgagaataaataaaaagaaaaaaaaagtcctTTCACTTTCCAGTTTCAACTTTCAAGGAAACCCTACACTAGAAACTAAAGTATCTGCTTTGTTTGGGCAACCCTTTGATAAATTTGCTGTTTTTGAAGTTTCATCTGACAAAATTACGAGTGCATTGTTTGGTTAAACCTACATCGGGTGAAATTTCTCTTGCAGATTGTTTTGAGAAGGTGAAATCCGGAAGAAATTGGGTTTGTTTAAGTATCGGATATGGTAAGTTCCTGAACctaatttctttcaattttaaaCATGAACAATGGATAGTTAGGGTTTAAgggttttttatttatattaaaaaaattgggCTAAAATAACAGAGGCTTTTTTCCCAATTTTTTTTCGTTATTCGTCAAGAATCGAGTAGGAATTAGGGTtcatatatgaaatgtgatgcttTTCAGTTATGAGGGAAATTGAGGTTTATATGtaaaacttaatttttaattatgttgATGCTTTATTTGTTTTTGTTCAATGGGCCTTACTTCATTGTTAATTGCAGTCGGATATTAGGAAGTGGTTTATGAAAGCACATGATAAAGGCAAAGGCAATGGCACTGCTTCAAATCCGGCAGATGCAGCAGAAACCAAAACAGATTCTGTGAGTATATTTCTTGTCTCATGTATGTTTATTTTGTCCAGAATAAGGTTTCAGCATGATTCTCTATTCTTAGACTTTTGGTATTGCtgagattgatttgaatgaatttcATGTATTGCCATCTAAAGATTCAATTTAGGCTGTTTCATAGTTCTGGGAATACTGTTGCTCAATCTATACTTAATGGGCTGGCTCCATGTATTAAATCATGTACTTAGAGGAGATGCATGAAAAAAAGCATATGAGCAGATATGGATCTCTACCAGATGTCAGTGGAACTTGGTCTTAAACGTTTATTTTTTAATCTGTTTTTTTTCCCTTTCCATTTTGCAATTAATCAAGGTACCTGGAGGCCAAGAAAATTCTGGCAGAAGGAAAACTAGTAAGTATTTTCCTGCAGAAAAGCAAAAGCCAAAAGATGAACAAGAAAATGAGGAACTTCCAGTCAAGAGAAAAGTTCAAGATGAAAGTAGTGAAAAAGCCCCACCTTCAAAGAAACCAAGCAAAGTCGATGTTGATGATGACTTTGTTCTGCCCAAATCTAAGAACTCTGTCGATGTCACTCCTAGTAAGAAACTGAAGAGTGGTTCAGGCAAGGGTGTTGCACAAAAAGCTGTAGATATTGATGGAAGTGATGAAGATGATGTTAAAGATTTGAAGTCTCCTGTAAAGTCAGGTGGAAAGGTTCGTGGTGGCAGGGGTGCATCAAAAGGCCCAGCTGGCGGAAGAGGCAGAGGTGGTGATATTGACGAAAGTGATGAAGAGGATATTAAAGATTTGGAGTCTCCTGTGAAGTCTGGTGGAAGGGGTCGTGGTGGTAGGGGTGCATCAACAGGATCAGCTAGTGGAAGAGGCAGAGGTGGTGGACGGGGTGGATTTATGAATTTTGGAGAAAGGAAAGACCCTCCACATAAAGGAGAGAAGGTGAAGATATAAAAGCAATTTCTGATTTAATGTTATAGGGGTCTATTGATCTCAGTAACGCTGAATTTCTGTCCTGTCAGGAAGTCCCTGAAGGTGCCCCTGATTGCTTAAATGGTCTAACTTTTGTAATTAGTGGAACACTTGACAGGTATTGTATTTGTTACTGATATTGGTATGCAAGTACTTATTCCACTTGATGTCCTGTGTAAAACTATTCTTGATGCACATGCACATATTTCTTGGCAGCTTGGACCAATAAACAGTATTTTTCTAGGAAGGTTATTATCATTATGATATTTCTTGCAACTATTATTGTGTGTTatttcttaaatatatatttttcttaagaATGACTTCCCTTGATGTTATTGGCTCTTCATGGTCCCATAATCATTGAACTTTGACCTTACAGTTTAGAAAGGGAAGAAGCAGACGACCTAATCAAACGATATGGTGGTCGTGTTACTGGATCTGTCAGCAAAAAAACGGTTAATACATTTTTCTACCTAATAATAGCTTAATTTCCTGGTCCTAATATTTGAGAGTGGTTAATGTTGTCCATCTGCAGAATTATCTTTTATGTGATGAAGATATTGGAGGTCGAAAGTCCTCTAAAGCCAAAGAGCTTGGGTTTGTTTTTTatcttgtttgaaaattttagtttGTATCCTATTGGTTTTTTACTCTTGTTTATGCTTAGTTTCTATTTCTTACTGTAGCACTAAATTTCTTACTGAGGATGGATTGTTTGACATGATCCGTGCTTCAAATCATGGAAAAGCTCCTTTGAAAGGACAGTCAAACAAATCTGCAGTCACCGTTGCTCCTTCTCTACCTAAGAAGAGTCCCCAAAAGACGGAAGTGAAGAGTATGCTCTAAatatcattttttcttttttgcttcTGGTGCATTATTTTAGTGGTCAACTGCATTTAGCAGCATATATGTTTGTTGTGGCATGACTATTACTTTATAGAAATGGGACTTGCGAAAAGACTTATTCTTTCCAGCCAAAATTTATAATGAAGGCTGATGAATTGTCATTGTTGAATACTATTTGGCAACGTGTAGAATGCATTTGACAGATTATGAGTAGTGGCGTGAAATATGGAGTTTGGTGTTAGAGATCAGTCTGATGCTACTATTGCTGAATATTGTTGTCCTGTATATATCTCTCTGTGAATTGTTTCTATGTTGTTTTCTCATGGATGGACTCTGaatgccattaattttattttaagcgCATGGTCTTAAACTTATCTTACTTCTTGCATTGACAACTCTTCAGCAACATTAACCAAAAGTCCGAGTCCAAGTGTCTCATCTGCcaagaaaagagagcaaccagTCCAGCATTCATCTCTGCCATGGACTGAAAAATATAGGCCAAAAGTTCCAAATGAAATCACTGGGAATCAGTCACTGGTATGAGTATGTTCTGCCATTGTTTGTGAGTAGTTACATTATGATTTGTCTTCAGAAGTTTAGTAGCCGTATTGTTTACATGTGCAGACATATCTGATGGCCGTTGATATGGGGTTTTGATTTACAAATCTTTGTCGAGGAGTCCTGAGTCTGAGTGACTGATCATATGGTAGAAGCATTCTCATTATGATCTCTTTCTGTCATGGCTGCAGGTTAAACAACTCCATGATTGGCTGACACAATGGAACAAGCAATTTCTTGGTACTGGAAGCAAGGGAAAGGGCAAAAAGCAAAATGATGCTGGTGCTAAAAAGGCTGTTCTATTAAGTGGAACACCTGGAATTGGGAAAACTACATCAGCAAAGTTGGTTAGTCAGATGCTAGGTTTCCAGACCATTGAGGTGAAGtttattttacccaaataaatcttgattattagttaaattctgaTTACACTGCACAAAATTTATATACCCTTTCTTGCTTTGTATCCTTTGTGTGTGTCATATAGGTAAATGCTAGTGATAGTCGTGGAAAGGCTGACGCCAATGTTTCTAAAGGAATAGGTGGAAGCAATGCAAATTCCATAAAGGAACTAGTTAGCAATGAAGCCTTGGGTGTTAATATGGATCGGTTTGTTTTTGTGCTTCTTCAGTCCTGCATCAGTACTGCACAGGAAATTTTTAATCCCTTCTCAATTATTTTCTCACTTGAGCTATAAACTTTTAATGGAAATTGCAGTTCAAAACATCCAAAGACTGTCCTAATTATGGATGAGGTGGATGGCATGTCTGCTGGTGATAGAGGTGGCATTGCTGATCTTATTGCTAGCATAAGGATTTCCAAAATACCAATCATTTGCATCTGTAATGACCGCTACAGTCAGAAACTGAAGAGCCTTGTAAACTACTGTTTGCTTCTCAGTTACCGTAAACCTACAAAACAGCAGGTAATCTTTGTTATTACTTTTATAGATGTTTCTTTTGATTGCGGCCTATTTTTTGCTCTGAAGAGCCAATATGCACTGTGTTTTACTAAAATTAGTGCAAGCCTATTTCTATGTTGCTGAGAGCACCAGACTTTGCTGGTTATTTCAGCCAGCTGTTATTATTGTTGGTTAATAAACAGTTTTTGTTTATTAACACTATTTTTTCAGTCCAGTTTTTCTGTTGAGTCCCGTGATCTGTTAAACAAATATAAACTCATACAAGTCTATATTAGTTAAATGTGTCTAAATTTTGTGTGCATCAGTGCATGTGGCATGGATGTGGACTAGGGTTTTTAACGAAGTGCCTGTTGAATAGCAATCCCTCTCCCCCCCCCCCCTCCCCAGGGTGCGCAAAAAATTAACAATATGAAGTTTCTTTCTTATAGCGCTTTTGTTTATTTGGGGGATCACGGGTGGGGTTCTCCATCATCGTTCCAGTTTCTAGCTCTGAACTGTATGCAATTTAATGCATTTATATGAAGTTTCCTTTCTACACAAATTAATCTTGTTTCTTTGGGGGCTTAGGGGTGGGATTCTCCCTTCTGAGAAGACTATCATCATTCCAGTTTCTAACTTTGAACTTTATGCATGACAGATGGCAAAGAGATTAATGCAAATTGCAAATGCTGAAGGTCTTCAAGTTAATGAGGTAAAAATCACTCGGAGTGTATTCCTGTTCCATTGCTGTTCCAAATGGTTTATGGTATAAATTGAGTCGTGATTTAGTGATGGACTTACTGGATTCTGGCTCAATGAACTCTCTCTCTCATTTTGGTTTCGAGATAATTTGTCTACTAAGTTTTGGAGAAAGTGTAATCTAAGGATTTTGGCATGTGTTAAGTTGGGATAAATTTACTTTTGGAAGCTCAACACCTTTTCTGTTTTTTGTATTCCTCATTCACTGTTAGGTGTATAGCTGCTGCTCTTGTAGTTATGATTATACTTCTTGTTACCCTCACCTAAGATCTGCTATGTTCTCCCTCCAGCTCTTCCTCCGCCACCCCCTTCCCCTtcaccaaagaaaaaaaaaggaaaaaaaaggaaaataatctcttttttttttttttaattttaattttccagATTGCTCTTGAGGAACTTGCAGAAAGAGTGAACGGAGACATTCGTATGGCCCTAAATCAGTTGCAGTACATGAGTCTGTCCATGTCTGTTATTAATTACAATGACATAAAGCAACGCCTTCTTAGCAGTTCCAAGGATGAAGATATTTCCCCCTTCACAGCTGTTGATAAGTATGAACTAAGAGCTTATAAGTTTTGCTGGGTGTTGCTCTTTGATTGATTTTTCCTAGATATGATTTCTCTTACTGTCATTTTCTATCTAAAATGGACTTTGGTCTCTTCTGATAATCATCTCTCCTCCCTTTTGCTTCTCTCTTACTGTTTGATCATGTATAGAGATGATGTGCCATATTTGTTACTGAGCTACTTAATCATGGATGTAGCCAATCCTGTATTTTCTCTTAGTATTTATCTCCCTTGTCATTTCCAATAACTCAATGGTTTTGGCAAGTGCAAATTCAAGTTTTACGGATCacaaaatcctttcacaaaataATCCATCTTTTTGTGGTTCATTGGTTTGGTGATGTAAAATTTATAGTTTTGGTGCCTCACAATTATGTCACCATTAGGATGTATGTTATTCGCTCAAGCATGATTTATTGATGAGTTTTAGAATTTTCGTGTTTGTACTTGTCAATCATTGAGAAGAATTTTAATACAATCCTATTAAGCTTTTTCCTGTCAATTGAAATCCCTAATCATGAGGCATTTATAAATGTTCAATTGCGCTTGCAGATTTAATGATAATTTGGTTTTACCTCTGTTGAAGCTTATGGTAACCAATATGTTGTTAGTTACTAATCTCTTTCTCCCTCCTCATGTCTCATCTGAATCTGTTGTAATTTAGGCTGTTTGGTTTTAATGGTGGAAAGTTGAGGATGGACGAAAGAATTGATCTAAGCATGAGCGATCCTGATCTAGTCCCACTTCTTGTTCAGGTTATGCCTTTTCTTGCTTGTCTCCATAAGTTTGGATGCTATTATTCATTTATGAAAGATCTTCCTGGAGACCTCAAACGTATTATGTTGGGATTCTCTGAATCAATGAAAAAATGTAGAAAACTTTAGTGCCTTTGTTTGCTGGCCCTATTTCCATGTATTTTAGCTCTATTGATTGATCATTTCTAATTCTATGGTATTTCTTAGAACTTTCGAGACTATAAATAGTATCTGGAAGATGGTAGTAAATCAAATAAAAGTACAAAGGTTTGTCTAGAAATGTTGCTTTTCATTTGTCCATTATATGGTTTTAGGTTGAGTAGGTGTTCTTTTTGCTATGACTATAAACACCACAATACCATAGTGGCCCTTATGAAGGCAGGATTTTTCCTTGGTCCTTAGTTTATCTACTGGAGGACTTTATGCTCATTTTAGTTCCTGTCCCGGAAGTGGTTTCCAACTTATGCATAATTTTGGGTGTTGGTTTGTAAGATTTCCCTTGCGTTATGAGCTCTGTTACTAGTGTGCCCTACAGCTGAAGATTAGAGTTCTTAGCTTGAAAGTTGCACACTGTTCTTTCCTCTCTACTGTGCTAGTATTTTCTAGTTTTTGCTAGTTCGTTTGCATTCTTTTGTGTACACTTGTTTGATTAATTGTTCTATGTTTTTGTTTTGCCTAAACCATTATTTTCTATAATGCAATACTTGCATGTATGGTGAGACAGTTACCTGTTGCTCATGTTGCAACTACTTTCTAATTGTTGGTATTTTTTCTACATGCAGGAAAATTATATCAATTATAGGCCCAGTTCAATTGGTAAAGATGACAGTGGAATTAAACGAATGAACTCAATTGCCCGAGCTGCTGAGTCTATTGGTGATGGTGATATAATAAACGTGCAGATTCGAAGATATCGACAGTGGCAGCTCTCACAAACTAGTGCCCTTTCATCATGTATCATTCCGTATGTGTTGTTTTCTTCAGGCCTTAAAACTATCAAGAGCTCttcaaattattttcatttttctgtgtgatatatatgtgtgtatttttTGTTTCATCAGTGCTGCATTGCTACATGGACAAAGGGAGACGCTTGAACAGGTGAATATTATCATGAAGGTTCTTGATTCTAGTTATAACTTTGCCATAATATTTTCCAgttccctttttaaaaaaaaatgaacttGTTTGTTTTTACTGTATGCTTCTT contains these protein-coding regions:
- the LOC108460414 gene encoding replication factor C subunit 1, encoding MSDIRKWFMKAHDKGKGNGTASNPADAAETKTDSVPGGQENSGRRKTSKYFPAEKQKPKDEQENEELPVKRKVQDESSEKAPPSKKPSKVDVDDDFVLPKSKNSVDVTPSKKLKSGSGKGVAQKAVDIDGSDEDDVKDLKSPVKSGGKVRGGRGASKGPAGGRGRGGDIDESDEEDIKDLESPVKSGGRGRGGRGASTGSASGRGRGGGRGGFMNFGERKDPPHKGEKEVPEGAPDCLNGLTFVISGTLDSLEREEADDLIKRYGGRVTGSVSKKTNYLLCDEDIGGRKSSKAKELGTKFLTEDGLFDMIRASNHGKAPLKGQSNKSAVTVAPSLPKKSPQKTEVKTTLTKSPSPSVSSAKKREQPVQHSSLPWTEKYRPKVPNEITGNQSLVKQLHDWLTQWNKQFLGTGSKGKGKKQNDAGAKKAVLLSGTPGIGKTTSAKLVSQMLGFQTIEVNASDSRGKADANVSKGIGGSNANSIKELVSNEALGVNMDRSKHPKTVLIMDEVDGMSAGDRGGIADLIASIRISKIPIICICNDRYSQKLKSLVNYCLLLSYRKPTKQQMAKRLMQIANAEGLQVNEIALEELAERVNGDIRMALNQLQYMSLSMSVINYNDIKQRLLSSSKDEDISPFTAVDKLFGFNGGKLRMDERIDLSMSDPDLVPLLVQENYINYRPSSIGKDDSGIKRMNSIARAAESIGDGDIINVQIRRYRQWQLSQTSALSSCIIPAALLHGQRETLEQGERNFNRFGGWLGKNSTMSKNYRLLEDFHVHFLASRESCSGRETLRLEYLPILLKRLTNPLRDMPKDEAVKQVLEFMNAYSISQEDFDTIVELSKFQGYPNPMEGIPSAVKAALTKAYKEGSKTRIIRAADLVTLPGMKKAPKKRIAAILEPSDDVLGEENGDELPENDENTSDSEDLEGTTNGEKLQAELQSLNSKGIEVQMELKGTGNSSAKKAPSGRAKGGGRAASAEKKGGRGSGAGAKRKR